In a genomic window of Flavobacterium sp. KACC 22761:
- a CDS encoding two-component regulator propeller domain-containing protein: MKYTSVFLVLLFISGNLFSQNKFRLKNFSTTDGLSQSSVIAIHQDKFGQMWFGTRDGLNKYDGSRFTVFRNDPNDKFSISNNDILAIEEDNTGKIWVGTYNGLNCYDPVSNRFTRYLHTETNHIASNNAVWTIKEIGGEIWFGTSKGLTIYSKKSRLFSSIVHSDNDLSTLPANNILSILETKKGEIWIGTTKGLCQLISRKNGKFAFKNYPLNSIDLLTVQSVIEAKDGNLWVGTKNKGLLKFDLKQKAYVSFLAEDKFRTINTDIRSLTYDNDGSLWIGAYDGIYILGKNKSLQEINNSNNSSGIDKVKSVFKDNKGSIWIGCYYKGVNLWDISNVNFSNYNQNSKKIPMSFDVVSSIIADKNQNIYFGTEGGGITIFNKNTEAVSYINSKTGQTNKNDIKAMCLADDHILWIGTFSKGLSAYNTVTKRIEDNRIAPDLALSLKENGVYSLKTEGSILWIGTFGKGLIRYDTTNKTFQTIGNDNTKPVFLTNNIVRSILVDKQNSLWVGTQNGLNRIPLRNFDSEKYKIQHFFYDNSTLSGDDILTLFQDSEKKIWVGTKAKGLHYFDGKKFNRINLRIGNTIVTSIHSILEDDDKNLWISTNQGIIKYNQTKKTIAIYDQKDGLASNEFNDNSALKLGSHQFYFGSPSGATFFDATKISLNQHAPQVLITDLKIKNETIHAHDKDGILEQSIGYTKTITLDYDKANFTINFAIPNYIRSKNNLYSYRLNGLENNWTTTKNSEANFAIQNPGTYTFEVRGANNDGVWNKTPTTLTVVVNPAPWRSIWAFLLYGIVIGLGLYGLIWIMKSKARLKQKLELEYLETQRIEENNKLKLDFFTNISHEFRTPLTLILGPLQQILADYNGTNEMYKKLLVIEGSANHLLSLINRLMDFRKLENHQVALESANGNIVKFTKEIFLSFIEYAKDGGYHYTFETENEEILIYFDRYKLERVFYNLISNAFRYTPKGGSINVKINQDQQNLFIAVEDSGVGISEEHIDKIFDLFFEVPTHNQVQKNYNKGTGIGLSIVKNIVELHKGKIDVTNKPSGGVIFKVTLPLGREHLSDNEIISDFRISDDIEQYNAQLISSEVTENEDLEDLIVNEEKQTILLVEDHKVLRKFMKNLLKKDYNIIEAENGKIALEKALKFVPNLIISDVIMPEMVGTELCAKIKENIKTSHIPVILLTSRSSLVYKFEGLESGADDYISKPFNLMEFKLRVKNLLNTTERLKIKFSSEDSFIPSEITVSSLDEELLKKAFKIVEENISNEQFDIPFFCSELGVSRTMLFLKIKAWTNCTPNEFIHEIRLKRAAQLLEQDKLTISEISYKVGFNNPKYFSKCFQKKYGETPSQYADKFYKSSVVI, encoded by the coding sequence ATGAAATACACGAGCGTCTTTCTAGTTTTACTTTTTATTTCAGGAAATCTTTTTTCCCAAAATAAATTTCGCCTTAAAAATTTCTCTACTACTGATGGGCTTTCGCAAAGCTCTGTCATTGCAATTCATCAAGATAAATTTGGGCAAATGTGGTTTGGAACCCGCGATGGTCTGAATAAATATGATGGAAGCCGGTTTACGGTTTTCAGGAATGATCCAAATGATAAATTTTCGATCAGCAATAATGATATTTTAGCCATTGAGGAAGACAATACAGGAAAAATCTGGGTAGGAACTTATAATGGTCTAAACTGTTATGATCCTGTTTCAAACCGTTTTACAAGATATCTTCACACCGAAACCAACCATATTGCAAGCAACAATGCTGTTTGGACTATTAAGGAAATTGGTGGCGAAATATGGTTTGGAACTTCAAAAGGATTAACGATTTACAGTAAAAAATCCCGATTATTTTCTTCTATTGTTCATTCAGATAATGATCTTTCTACGCTTCCGGCCAATAATATCTTGAGTATTTTGGAAACCAAAAAAGGAGAAATCTGGATTGGAACTACAAAAGGTTTATGCCAATTGATTAGTAGAAAAAATGGCAAATTCGCATTCAAAAATTATCCTTTAAATTCAATCGATTTATTGACAGTTCAGTCAGTAATTGAAGCTAAAGATGGTAATTTATGGGTTGGAACAAAAAACAAAGGGCTTTTAAAATTTGACCTAAAACAAAAAGCTTACGTTTCCTTTTTAGCCGAAGACAAATTTCGTACAATCAATACTGATATTCGATCTTTGACTTATGACAATGACGGCTCTTTGTGGATTGGCGCGTATGACGGAATTTACATTTTAGGAAAAAATAAAAGTTTACAAGAAATCAATAACAGCAATAATAGCAGTGGAATCGACAAAGTAAAATCGGTTTTTAAGGACAATAAAGGTTCGATTTGGATTGGTTGTTATTATAAAGGCGTAAATCTTTGGGACATTTCAAATGTCAATTTTTCGAATTACAATCAGAATTCGAAAAAAATCCCAATGAGTTTTGATGTGGTGAGTTCAATTATTGCAGATAAAAACCAGAATATTTATTTTGGAACTGAAGGTGGCGGTATTACAATCTTCAATAAAAATACCGAAGCCGTAAGCTACATCAACAGCAAAACCGGGCAAACCAACAAAAATGACATTAAAGCAATGTGTCTCGCCGACGATCATATTTTATGGATTGGAACTTTTTCTAAAGGATTATCGGCTTACAATACCGTTACAAAAAGAATTGAAGACAACAGAATTGCTCCAGACTTAGCCCTTTCATTAAAAGAAAATGGCGTTTATTCACTCAAAACCGAAGGTTCAATTTTATGGATTGGAACTTTCGGAAAAGGATTGATTCGTTACGACACCACAAACAAAACTTTCCAAACAATAGGAAATGACAATACAAAACCTGTTTTTTTGACCAATAATATTGTTCGTTCTATTTTGGTGGATAAACAAAATTCGCTTTGGGTCGGAACTCAAAATGGTTTAAATCGCATTCCGCTTCGAAACTTTGATTCGGAGAAATACAAAATACAGCATTTTTTCTATGATAACTCTACTTTGTCGGGCGATGATATTTTAACTTTGTTTCAAGACAGCGAAAAGAAAATCTGGGTTGGTACAAAAGCAAAAGGACTTCATTATTTTGATGGAAAAAAATTCAACAGAATTAATTTAAGAATTGGAAATACAATAGTTACTTCAATTCATTCAATTTTAGAAGATGACGATAAAAACCTTTGGATCAGCACCAATCAAGGAATAATAAAATACAATCAAACTAAAAAAACAATTGCAATTTACGATCAAAAAGATGGTTTGGCAAGTAATGAATTCAATGATAATTCGGCGTTGAAATTGGGTTCGCATCAATTTTATTTTGGAAGCCCATCTGGAGCAACATTTTTTGATGCTACAAAAATCTCCCTAAATCAACATGCTCCCCAGGTTTTAATTACCGATCTGAAAATTAAAAATGAAACCATCCATGCGCATGATAAAGATGGAATTTTAGAGCAAAGCATTGGCTATACCAAAACAATTACTTTAGATTACGACAAGGCGAATTTCACAATTAATTTTGCGATTCCAAATTACATTCGATCAAAAAACAATCTATACAGCTACCGTTTGAATGGTTTGGAAAACAACTGGACAACAACCAAAAACAGCGAAGCAAATTTTGCCATTCAAAATCCTGGAACCTATACTTTTGAAGTTCGAGGCGCCAATAATGATGGTGTTTGGAACAAAACCCCAACAACTTTGACTGTCGTTGTAAATCCTGCACCGTGGCGCAGTATTTGGGCATTTTTGCTCTATGGAATCGTAATTGGCTTAGGTTTATACGGTCTGATCTGGATTATGAAATCGAAAGCCAGATTGAAACAAAAATTAGAACTAGAATATCTGGAAACGCAACGAATTGAAGAAAATAATAAATTAAAACTGGATTTCTTTACCAATATTTCGCATGAATTCAGAACGCCTTTAACTTTGATTTTAGGACCATTACAACAAATCCTAGCCGATTATAATGGTACAAACGAAATGTATAAAAAGCTTTTAGTAATTGAAGGAAGCGCCAATCACTTATTGAGTTTGATTAATCGTTTAATGGATTTCAGAAAATTGGAAAATCATCAAGTGGCATTGGAATCGGCAAATGGGAATATTGTCAAATTCACCAAAGAAATCTTTTTATCCTTTATTGAATATGCCAAAGATGGAGGTTACCATTACACTTTTGAAACTGAAAACGAAGAAATTCTCATTTATTTTGATCGATACAAATTAGAACGTGTTTTCTACAATTTGATTTCGAATGCCTTCAGATACACACCAAAAGGCGGTTCTATCAATGTTAAAATCAATCAAGACCAGCAAAATCTTTTTATTGCTGTTGAAGATTCTGGTGTTGGAATTTCTGAAGAACATATTGACAAAATTTTTGATTTGTTTTTTGAAGTCCCAACACATAATCAAGTTCAAAAAAATTACAATAAAGGAACAGGAATTGGACTTTCGATTGTAAAAAACATTGTTGAACTTCACAAAGGGAAAATCGACGTTACGAACAAACCCTCTGGTGGTGTTATTTTTAAAGTGACTTTGCCTCTTGGTCGCGAACATCTTTCAGACAACGAAATTATTTCTGATTTTAGAATCAGTGACGATATTGAACAATACAATGCTCAACTTATATCTTCGGAAGTTACCGAAAATGAAGATCTTGAGGATTTAATCGTAAATGAAGAAAAACAAACCATTTTGCTTGTTGAAGATCACAAGGTCTTGAGAAAATTTATGAAAAATCTTCTCAAAAAGGATTACAACATTATTGAGGCAGAAAATGGAAAAATCGCTCTAGAAAAAGCGTTAAAATTTGTTCCGAATTTGATTATCAGCGATGTTATTATGCCTGAAATGGTAGGAACTGAATTGTGTGCTAAGATTAAAGAAAATATTAAAACCAGCCATATTCCAGTCATTTTGCTGACTTCAAGATCTTCGTTGGTTTATAAATTTGAAGGATTGGAAAGCGGTGCAGATGATTACATCAGCAAGCCTTTCAATTTAATGGAGTTCAAATTGCGCGTAAAAAACCTTCTGAATACGACTGAACGTTTAAAAATCAAGTTCTCAAGTGAAGACAGTTTTATTCCATCAGAAATCACAGTTTCTTCATTGGACGAAGAACTTTTGAAAAAAGCGTTCAAAATCGTAGAAGAAAACATTTCGAACGAACAATTTGATATTCCGTTCTTCTGTTCTGAATTGGGTGTCAGCAGAACCATGTTGTTTTTAAAAATAAAAGCCTGGACAAATTGTACACCTAATGAATTTATTCATGAAATACGCTTAAAACGTGCCGCACAATTATTGGAACAAGATAAGTTAACGATCTCTGAAATTAGTTATAAAGTGGGCTTCAACAACCCAAAATATTTCAGCAAATGCTTCCAGAAAAAGTATGGCGAAACGCCGTCACAATATGCCGATAAATTTTATAAATCTTCGGTCGTAATTTAA
- a CDS encoding glycoside hydrolase family 88 protein: protein MNKVSFISLILGFASLATACKSGINSQKITVSPATEKLLETRYKMLLEYPVDSMSMPRSMTIKTNEVRKVPSRDWTSGFFAGNLWQLYRLTNDSKFKEQAGKWTPFSKKESLNRNSHDVGFKVYCSIGEALKVEHNKEYEAAIVKGAETLCTRFDPKVGAIRSWDFNKEIWDYPVIIDNMMNLELLFEASKISGNSKYSEVAIQHANTTLKNQFRENNSCYHVIDYDPKTGAVRKKTTLQGYSDDSVWARGQGWAVYGFTMSYRYTKDPAYLKQAEATANFFMTNKNLPEDGIPYWDFNDPSIPNVARDVSAAMVMASGLYELYSYTKNEKYLAFADKIMTSVQTEKYILNANIKAPFILDHSTGNWPKHDEIDEPIIYADYYFLEALLRRK, encoded by the coding sequence ATGAATAAAGTTAGTTTCATTTCTTTAATTCTAGGGTTTGCATCGCTGGCAACAGCATGCAAATCCGGAATTAACTCTCAAAAAATTACGGTCTCGCCAGCAACCGAAAAATTACTGGAAACCCGTTACAAAATGTTGCTCGAATATCCAGTCGATTCGATGTCGATGCCACGAAGCATGACAATCAAAACCAATGAAGTGCGAAAAGTGCCTTCGAGAGATTGGACAAGCGGTTTTTTTGCAGGAAACCTTTGGCAATTGTACCGACTTACAAACGATTCAAAATTCAAAGAACAAGCTGGAAAATGGACGCCTTTCAGCAAAAAAGAAAGTCTCAACCGCAACTCGCATGATGTAGGATTCAAAGTTTATTGCAGTATTGGAGAAGCATTAAAAGTCGAACACAATAAAGAGTATGAAGCCGCAATTGTTAAAGGTGCTGAGACCTTATGCACGAGATTTGATCCAAAAGTGGGCGCGATTCGTTCTTGGGATTTCAACAAGGAAATATGGGATTATCCCGTTATCATTGATAATATGATGAATCTGGAATTGCTTTTTGAAGCTTCAAAAATATCAGGAAATTCAAAATATAGTGAAGTCGCAATACAACATGCAAATACGACTTTGAAAAATCAATTCAGAGAAAATAATTCCTGCTATCATGTTATCGATTATGATCCAAAAACTGGTGCTGTCAGAAAGAAAACCACACTTCAAGGTTATAGTGACGATTCAGTTTGGGCGCGCGGTCAAGGTTGGGCAGTTTACGGATTTACAATGTCGTACCGCTATACAAAAGATCCTGCTTATTTAAAACAAGCTGAAGCTACAGCCAATTTTTTTATGACCAATAAAAACCTGCCAGAAGACGGAATTCCGTATTGGGATTTCAATGATCCAAGTATTCCAAATGTGGCCCGAGATGTTTCAGCTGCAATGGTGATGGCATCTGGACTATATGAATTGTACAGTTATACAAAAAATGAAAAATATTTGGCTTTCGCCGATAAGATAATGACGTCGGTACAAACTGAAAAATATATTCTGAATGCCAATATCAAAGCGCCTTTTATTCTTGATCACAGCACAGGAAATTGGCCAAAACACGATGAAATTGACGAACCAATAATTTATGCCGATTATTATTTTCTGGAAGCATTATTAAGAAGAAAGTAA